Proteins encoded together in one Benincasa hispida cultivar B227 unplaced genomic scaffold, ASM972705v1 Contig306, whole genome shotgun sequence window:
- the LOC120069280 gene encoding thiamine biosynthetic bifunctional enzyme TH1, chloroplastic: protein MVPLPLISQIPKFNQVSRFCVAMKKHEETVVASSDRYEMRIPHVLSVAGSDSGAGAGIQADLKTCAARGVYCSTVITAITAQNTVGVQDVNIVPEGFVSEQLKSVLSDMQVDVVKTGMLPSTGIVRVLHQCLKEFPVQALVVDPVMVSTSGDVLAGPTIISVLQKELLPMADLVTPNLKEASALLGGMPLKTISDMRHAATLIHQMGSKNVLVKGGDLPDSLDAVDIFFDGKDLHELRSSRIKTRNTHGTGCSLASCIAAELAKGSSMFSAVKTSKQFIERALKYSKDIGIGNGPQGPFDHLCRLKSREQSSYRQGCFNPADLFLYAVTDSGMNKRWDRSISDAVKAAVEGGATIIQIREKEAKTRDFLEAAKSCIKICHAHGVPLLINDRIDIALACDADGVHVGQSDIPAHEVRRLLGPNKIIGVSCKTPEQAEQAWLDGADYIGCGGVYPTNTKANNLTVGIEGLKRVCLASKLPVVAIGGINHSNAAAVMEIGVPNLKGVAVVSALFDRQCVLEEALKLHATLVEATTSNV from the exons ATGGTGCCACTGCCCCTCATTTCTCAGATCCCCaag TTCAATCAAGTTTCTAGATTTTGTGTGGCCATGAAGAAGCATGAAGAAACCGTTGTAGCTTCAAGTGATCGCTATGAGATGAGGATTCCACATGTGTTGAGTGTTGCTGGTTCTGATTCAGGAGCAGGGGCTGGAATCCAGGCGGATCTTAAAACTTGTGCTGCTCGTGGAGTGTACTGCTCCACTGTGATAACTGCTATTACTGCACAGAACACTGTGGGAGTTCAG GATGTAAACATTGTGCCGGAGGGATTTGTTTCAGAGCAGCTGAAATCTGTTCTCTCTGATATGCAAGTGGATGTG GTGAAAACAGGAATGCTACCTTCTACTGGCATTGTTCGGGTTCTACATCAATGCTTGAAGGAGTTTCCTGTTCAAG CTTTGGTGGTTGATCCTGTCATGGTGTCTACCAGTGGAGATGTTCTGGCTGGTCCTACCATTATTTCAGTGTTACA GAAAGAGCTTCTACCAATGGCTGACTTGGTAACTCCAAATTTGAAGGAAGCATCTGCCTTACTTGGTGGTATGCCACTTAAAACAATTTCTGACATGCGTCATGCTGCAACATTAATCCATCAGATGGGATCAAA AAATGTACTTGTCAAAGGTGGGGACCTTCCTGATTCATTGGATGCCGTTGATATATTCTTTGATG GCAAGGATTTGCATGAGCTACGATCTTCGCGAATAAAGACTCGCAACACTCATGGTACTGGATGCAGCTTAGCATCATGCATTGCAGCTGAACTTGCTAAAGGGTCTTCAATGTTCTCAGCTGTCAAG ACAAGCAAACAGTTTATTGAAAGAGCATTGAAGTACAGCAAGGACATCGGCATTGGAAATGGACCTCAAGGGCCATTCGATCATCTATGCCGTCTCAAGAGTCGAGAACAAAGTTCCTATAGACAAGGCTGTTTCAATCCAGCTGACTTATTCTTGTATGCCGTTACGGACTCAGGTATGAATAAGCGTTGGGACCGTTCTATCAGTGATGCTGTTAAAGCTGCAGTGGAAGGAGGTGCTACTATTATTCAAATAAG GGAAAAAGAGGCTAAAACTCGCGATTTCTTGGAAGCAGCAAAGTCATGTATAAAAATTTGTCACGCACATGGAGTTCCATTGTTGATCAATGATCGTATTGACATTGCACTAGCGTGTGATGCTGATGGTGTACATGTTGGACAGTCCGATATTCCTGCTCATGAGGTTCGCAGACTTCTTGGCCCCAATAAGATCATCGGTGTGTCGTGCAAGACACCGGAGCAAGCGGAACAGGCATGGCTTGATGGGGCAGATTACATTGGGTGTGGTGGAGTTTATCCCACAAACACAAAAGCAAACAATCTGACTGTTGGGATTGAAGGATTGAAAAGAGTTTGCTTAGCTTCGAAATTGCCTGTGGTTGCAATTGGTGGTATTAATCATAGTAATGCTGCTGCTGTGATGGAAATTGGTGTCCCAAATCTTAAAGGTGTTGCTGTTGTGTCAGCTCTTTTTGATAGGCAATGTGTTTTAGAGGAAGCCTTAAAGTTACATGCAACTTTAGTGGAGGCTACAACATCAAATGTTTGA